The following coding sequences are from one Campylobacter sp. RM16187 window:
- a CDS encoding DpnD/PcfM family protein: MEFEVQITETLVKKLFIKAENKEVARKIAKSAYENCEIVLNSDDFCDVEFEIKEQVKLKSEI, from the coding sequence TTGGAATTTGAAGTTCAAATCACCGAGACACTTGTAAAAAAGCTTTTTATTAAAGCAGAAAATAAGGAAGTTGCACGTAAGATTGCAAAATCAGCTTATGAAAATTGCGAAATAGTTTTAAATTCGGATGATTTTTGCGATGTTGAGTTTGAAATCAAAGAGCAAGTTAAGCTGAAATCTGAAATTTAG
- a CDS encoding type II restriction endonuclease, translating to MGQNFTNFDDFLGLLRKTNANLSYFTDFEKCDENLQIVSIKLHTLNFLLGKNDLKTNINRLFKYDKECFDVLNLLIAVRDKNTDVIDNNRVLTKIKTYFNDPEKIYEFFCETGLDKVFISGKIKNLHDYVFGVEVGLDTNARKNRGGSNFARIISEYFNSENICFQTEVSNLSLGLDLGSDQKRFDFVVKAGELTYLIETNFYNTGGSKLNEVARSYIEISHKISLYDRFKFVWITDGQGWLSAKNKLEEAYKSVKIYNLSTLHLFTSELKHG from the coding sequence ATGGGGCAAAATTTCACGAATTTTGATGATTTTTTAGGGCTACTTAGGAAAACTAACGCAAATTTAAGCTATTTTACTGATTTTGAAAAGTGTGATGAAAATTTGCAAATCGTTTCGATAAAGCTTCACACTCTTAACTTTTTGCTAGGCAAAAATGATTTGAAAACAAATATTAACAGACTTTTTAAGTATGATAAAGAGTGCTTTGATGTCTTAAATTTGCTTATTGCGGTTCGTGATAAAAATACAGATGTAATTGATAATAACAGGGTTTTAACTAAGATTAAGACATATTTTAACGACCCAGAAAAAATCTATGAATTTTTTTGTGAAACAGGACTTGATAAAGTTTTTATAAGTGGGAAAATTAAAAATTTACATGATTATGTATTTGGAGTAGAAGTGGGGCTTGATACAAATGCTCGTAAAAATCGCGGTGGAAGCAATTTTGCGCGAATTATTTCAGAATATTTTAATAGTGAAAATATTTGTTTTCAAACTGAAGTTAGCAACCTAAGCCTTGGCTTAGATTTAGGAAGCGATCAAAAGAGATTTGATTTTGTTGTCAAAGCCGGTGAGCTAACATATTTGATAGAGACAAATTTTTATAATACGGGCGGTTCAAAACTAAATGAAGTAGCCAGATCCTATATAGAAATTTCGCACAAAATTTCACTTTATGATAGATTTAAATTCGTTTGGATAACAGATGGACAAGGCTGGTTAAGTGCTAAAAATAAGCTTGAAGAAGCTTATAAAAGTGTGAAGATTTACAACCTATCTACGCTTCATCTTTTTACTAGTGAGCTAAAACATGGCTGA
- a CDS encoding DNA-methyltransferase: MADKVESNFTLLQGDCFEILPKFTKEFDLIFADPPYFLSNNGLSIQSGRIVSVNKGEWDKSYGIDEIDKFNLSWLSLAKNALTDNGSVMISGTYHNIFSIGRALQKLDYKILNIITWQKTNPPPNFSCRYLTHSTEQIIWARKSEKHKHIFNYELMKKLNGDKQMKDVWSFPAIAPWEKSCGKHPTQKPLALLVRIILMASSENSVICDPFSGSSTTGIAANLLGRKFVGIEKEDEFIKISQKRRQELDANFINFKLKFSDIRLLEQYSLDF, translated from the coding sequence ATGGCTGATAAAGTAGAAAGCAACTTCACTCTTCTTCAAGGCGATTGCTTTGAAATTTTGCCGAAATTTACAAAAGAATTTGATCTAATCTTTGCCGATCCACCATATTTTTTATCAAATAACGGCTTAAGTATCCAAAGCGGACGCATAGTAAGCGTCAATAAAGGCGAGTGGGATAAGAGCTATGGCATAGATGAGATAGATAAATTTAACCTCTCTTGGCTTAGCCTAGCCAAAAATGCCCTAACCGACAACGGAAGTGTAATGATAAGCGGAACCTATCATAATATCTTTTCTATCGGGCGCGCTTTGCAAAAGCTGGATTATAAAATTTTAAATATCATAACATGGCAAAAGACAAATCCGCCTCCAAATTTTAGCTGCAGATACCTCACTCACAGCACAGAGCAGATTATCTGGGCAAGAAAGAGTGAAAAGCATAAACATATATTCAACTACGAACTTATGAAAAAACTAAACGGCGATAAACAGATGAAAGATGTTTGGAGCTTTCCTGCTATTGCTCCTTGGGAGAAAAGCTGCGGCAAGCATCCGACGCAAAAGCCGCTTGCTCTTTTAGTGCGTATAATTTTGATGGCAAGCAGTGAAAATAGCGTTATCTGCGATCCTTTTAGCGGTTCAAGCACGACGGGAATAGCTGCAAATTTATTAGGACGAAAATTTGTAGGCATAGAAAAAGAGGATGAGTTTATAAAAATTTCTCAAAAAAGAAGACAGGAGTTAGATGCAAATTTTATCAATTTTAAACTTAAATTTTCAGACATTCGACTACTTGAACAATATAGCTTAGATTTTTAA
- a CDS encoding DMT family transporter, with amino-acid sequence MQKNISEFLGTLSTLFGGILWGFSGVCGQYLFEQKNISPDWLVPYRLFLAGTVLVVYFMISNPKLAFKPIRDTKLLLELMIYAFFGLLMTQYTYFCAIELSNAAVATVIQYSAPAMILAVVCLMDRRFPKQNELIALILAILGVFLLATHGDFNTLAIGGKALVYALISATGIVIYSLVPTRLNKKYPVALNLGWGMVIAGAALALITKPWSLDGVSDTDGFLAFLSVITLGTIFAFSFYMVGVKTIGASKASMIACIEPVSAAIFGYFWLKTEFVLLDFIGFVFIISCILILSKKEKAR; translated from the coding sequence ATGCAAAAAAATATAAGCGAATTCTTAGGCACACTCTCTACACTTTTTGGCGGTATTTTATGGGGTTTTAGTGGGGTTTGCGGACAATATCTATTCGAACAAAAAAATATAAGTCCAGATTGGCTTGTTCCTTATAGGCTGTTTTTGGCTGGAACAGTTTTGGTAGTATATTTTATGATCTCAAATCCAAAGCTGGCTTTTAAGCCTATAAGAGATACTAAGCTGCTTTTAGAGCTTATGATATATGCCTTTTTCGGTCTTTTGATGACGCAATATACATATTTTTGTGCCATAGAGCTATCAAATGCCGCAGTTGCAACGGTCATACAATACTCTGCGCCCGCAATGATATTAGCCGTTGTATGTTTAATGGATAGAAGATTTCCAAAGCAAAATGAACTAATTGCTTTAATACTTGCTATTTTAGGTGTCTTTTTATTAGCAACTCATGGAGATTTTAATACTCTTGCTATCGGAGGAAAAGCTTTAGTTTATGCGCTAATAAGCGCAACAGGCATTGTCATATATAGCCTTGTGCCGACAAGACTTAATAAAAAATATCCAGTTGCTTTAAATCTGGGTTGGGGTATGGTGATAGCTGGAGCTGCTTTGGCACTCATAACCAAACCTTGGAGCTTAGATGGCGTAAGCGATACTGATGGCTTTTTAGCTTTTTTGTCTGTCATCACCTTAGGCACTATTTTTGCCTTTAGTTTTTATATGGTAGGTGTTAAGACAATAGGTGCAAGCAAGGCTAGCATGATAGCTTGCATAGAGCCTGTTAGTGCCGCTATTTTTGGATATTTTTGGCTTAAGACCGAGTTTGTTTTATTAGATTTTATCGGGTTTGTATTTATAATATCTTGTATTTTAATACTTTCTAAAAAGGAGAAGGCGAGATGA
- a CDS encoding Sua5/YciO/YrdC/YwlC family protein: protein MIYLAQTDTTAGFLSKDYRELNRIKGRDEDKPCLITTSKFSELKTLVRVPDKFKNLVRRARKTTFLYPNLKAVRVVKECEHAKFLDIHGWLYSTSANLSGEKFDEIWAKSVADNIVDIEFKESASSRIYKISNKRIKKLR, encoded by the coding sequence ATGATATATCTTGCCCAAACCGATACTACAGCTGGATTTTTAAGCAAAGATTATCGTGAACTAAACCGAATTAAAGGGCGAGACGAAGATAAGCCTTGCCTTATCACTACATCAAAATTTAGCGAGCTAAAAACACTCGTGCGAGTTCCAGATAAATTTAAAAATTTAGTTCGCCGAGCAAGAAAAACTACATTTTTATATCCAAATTTAAAGGCCGTGCGAGTTGTTAAAGAGTGCGAGCATGCTAAATTTCTTGATATTCACGGCTGGCTTTACTCAACTAGTGCAAATTTAAGCGGAGAGAAATTTGATGAAATTTGGGCAAAAAGTGTAGCGGATAATATAGTGGATATCGAGTTTAAAGAGAGCGCAAGCTCAAGGATATATAAAATTTCAAATAAAAGAATAAAAAAGCTTAGATAA
- the gdhA gene encoding NADP-specific glutamate dehydrogenase, whose protein sequence is MSEYINQTLEWIKRTNPGQAVFVQAATEVLYSLEPLIKKESKYQKHAILERIVIPERTVIFRVTYTDNNGKPQVYNGYRIQFNSAVGPYKGGLRFHPSVDLGVLKFLGFEQIFKNSLTGVRMGGAKGGSSFDPKGKSDNEIMRFCQAFINELYRHIGNTVDVPAGDIGVGAREIGYMFGQYKKLTGRFDGILTGKGLNWGGSLARTEATGYGVVYFTQNMLQKAGLDLEGKRCSVSGSGNVAIYTIEKLYQVGALPITASDSSGYVYDSEGIDVSLLKEIKEVRRERLSEYVKFRPNAKYVSVSEYKEGRNGVWDVPCDGAFPCATQNEIHLADIKVLYANGCRFVTEGANMPSTLDAINFMLAQKDFYFAPAKAANAGGVGTSGIEMMQNAGMTSWSFEKVDRMLHSIMNHIFELSYETSKEFGDEGNLVLGSNIAGFRKVADAMIDQGYV, encoded by the coding sequence ATGAGTGAGTATATCAACCAGACTTTGGAGTGGATAAAGAGGACAAACCCAGGTCAGGCAGTATTCGTCCAAGCCGCTACTGAAGTGCTTTATAGCCTAGAGCCTTTGATAAAAAAAGAGAGCAAGTACCAAAAACATGCCATATTAGAGCGCATAGTAATCCCTGAAAGAACGGTTATTTTTAGGGTAACATATACCGATAACAACGGAAAGCCTCAGGTCTATAACGGTTATCGTATCCAGTTTAACTCAGCTGTTGGTCCATATAAGGGTGGGCTTAGATTTCATCCTAGTGTTGATCTTGGTGTGTTGAAATTTTTAGGATTTGAGCAAATTTTTAAAAACTCTCTTACAGGCGTTAGAATGGGTGGCGCAAAAGGCGGAAGCAGTTTTGATCCAAAGGGTAAAAGCGATAATGAGATAATGCGTTTTTGCCAAGCTTTTATAAACGAACTATACCGTCATATAGGCAATACCGTAGATGTGCCCGCAGGAGATATAGGTGTGGGTGCTAGAGAGATTGGGTATATGTTTGGACAGTATAAAAAACTAACTGGTAGATTTGATGGGATTTTAACAGGCAAAGGCTTAAATTGGGGCGGAAGCCTTGCTAGAACGGAAGCTACAGGATATGGGGTAGTGTATTTCACTCAAAATATGCTGCAAAAAGCCGGGCTTGATCTTGAGGGCAAAAGATGCTCTGTAAGCGGAAGCGGAAATGTCGCCATATATACTATAGAAAAGCTTTATCAGGTGGGGGCATTGCCTATTACGGCTTCTGATTCAAGTGGTTACGTATATGATAGCGAAGGTATAGATGTATCTTTACTAAAGGAGATAAAAGAGGTTAGGCGTGAAAGACTTAGCGAATATGTGAAATTTAGACCAAATGCAAAATATGTAAGCGTGAGCGAATATAAAGAGGGCAGAAATGGAGTCTGGGATGTGCCTTGTGACGGAGCTTTTCCTTGCGCCACTCAAAACGAGATTCATTTAGCCGATATAAAAGTGCTTTATGCAAACGGTTGTCGCTTTGTTACCGAAGGTGCAAATATGCCAAGCACTCTTGATGCGATAAATTTTATGCTAGCTCAAAAAGATTTTTATTTCGCTCCTGCAAAAGCTGCAAATGCCGGAGGAGTCGGCACTAGCGGAATAGAGATGATGCAAAATGCCGGTATGACATCTTGGAGTTTCGAGAAAGTAGATAGGATGCTTCATAGTATTATGAATCATATTTTTGAACTCTCTTACGAGACGAGCAAGGAGTTTGGCGATGAGGGCAACCTTGTGCTTGGCTCAAACATAGCGGGCTTTAGAAAAGTGGCTGACGCGATGATAGATCAGGGCTATGTGTGA